A window of Malania oleifera isolate guangnan ecotype guangnan chromosome 5, ASM2987363v1, whole genome shotgun sequence contains these coding sequences:
- the LOC131155539 gene encoding probable pectate lyase 8 — translation MAVSLRWFSVLALLAVMLVVGVKAAIGRDDLAQSRTKETEELKSSSMAERSEEGEAWKNEHAVDNPEDVASMVDSSIRNSTERRKLGFFSCGTGNPIDDCWRCDPNWHRNRKRLADCGIGFGRNAIGGRDGKYYVVTDPSDDDAVNPRPGTLRYAVIQDRPLWILFKRDMVITLKQELIMNSFKTIDGRGVNVHIANGACITIQFITNVIIHGLHIHDCKSTGNAMVRSSPTHYGWRTMADGDGVSIFGASHIWVDHNSLANCADGLVDAIMGSTAITISNNYFTHHNEVMLLGHSDSYTRDKQMQVTIAYNHFGEGLIQRMPRCRHGYFHVVNNDYTHWEMYAIGGSAEPTINSQGNRYLAPANLFSKEVTKRVDTEDGVWKNWNWRSEGDLLLNGAYFTPSGNGAAASYARASSLGAKSSSMVASITSGAGALSCRRGSQC, via the exons ATGGCGGTTTCTCTGAGATGGTTTTCTGTATTGGCATTACTGGCTGTAATGCTTGTTGTGGGTGTGAAGGCTGCAATTGGGAGGGACGACCTTGCGCAGTCAAG GACTAAAGAAACAGAGGAGTTGAAGAGCTCGTCAATGGCGGAAAG GTCAGAGGAAGGTGAAGCCTGGAAGAATGAGCATGCTGTGGATAATCCTGAAGACGTTGCTTCAATGGTTGATTC GAGTATTCGGAATAGCACGGAGAGGAGGAAGTTAGGATTTTTCTCGTGCGGAACTGGAAACCCAATTGACGACTGCTGGCGGTGTGACCCCAACTGGCACCGCAACAGGAAGAGGCTGGCCGATTGTGGAATTGGCTTTGGACGAAATGCGATTGGGGGTCGCGACGGCAAGTACTATGTTGTGACGGACCCAAGCGACGATGACGCAGTGAACCCGAGACCGGGCACGCTCCGGTATGCAGTGATCCAGGACAGGCCGCTGTGGATACTGTTCAAGCGGGACATGGTGATCACTCTGAAGCAAGAGCTGATCATGAACAGCTTCAAGACCATCGATGGTCGTGGGGTGAATGTCCACATTGCCAATGGGGCTTGCATAACTATCCAGTTCATCACAAATGTCATCATCCATGGCCTCCACATCCACGACTGCAAGTCCACGGGGAATGCCATGGTTCGAAGCTCCCCAACTCACTATGGGTGGAGGACAATGGCCGATGGCGATGGGGTTTCCATTTTTGGAGCAAGCCATATCTGGGTTGACCACAATTCACTGGCTAATTGTGCTGATGGCCTTGTGGACGCCATCATGGGTTCCACTGCCATTACCATCTCCAACAACTACTTCACTCACCACAATGAG GTGATGCTGTTGGGTCACAGTGATTCTTACACCAGAGATAAGCAAATGCAGGTCACCATTGCCTACAACCATTTTGGCGAGGGTCTTATACAGAGAATGCCTAG GTGCAGGCATGGATATTTCCATGTGGTGAACAATGACTACACTCACTGGGAAATGTATGCAATTGGTGGAAGTGCTGAACCCACCATTAACAGCCAGGGCAACAGATATCTTGCCCCTGCCAACCTTTTTTCTAAAGAG GTTACGAAGAGAGTTGACACTGAAGATGGTGTATGGAAGAACTGGAATTGGAGATCAGAGGGAGACCTTCTGCTGAATGGGGCCTATTTCACTCCATCAGGAAATGGAGCTGCCGCCAGTTATGCCAGGGCCTCTAGCTTAGGTGCAAAGTCCTCTTCCATGGTTGCCTCCATTACTTCTGGTGCTGGTGCTCTTTCCTGCCGCAGAGGATCACAATGTTAA